The sequence GCGTCACGCTGACCGACAAATGCTTTCACGGCTACGCGCTGGGCCGCGAGCGGATGCTGGACGCGATCGAGATCGCGCGCATCGGACGCGGTCTGGACGAGGAGGGGCTGCTGCGCGAGCCCTCCCTCTACACCATCGTCAACACCTCCTCGCCGCTGAGGCTGGACGGCCCGATGATCGAGGGCCTGATCGAGATGGCGCGGCGCAATCAGATCGTGGCGATCACGCCCTTCACGCTCTCGGGCGCGATGGCCCCGGCGACCATCGCGGGCGCGTTGGCCCAGCAGAATGCCGAGGCGCTGGCGGGGCTGGCGCTGGTGCAGGCGGTGCGGCCCGGCGCGCCGGTGATCTATGGCGGTTTCACCTCCAACGTGGACATGAAGAGCGGCGCCCCGGCCTTCGGTACGCCGGAGTACGTGCGCGCCGCCTTCGCGGGCGGGCAGCTCGCGCGGCTGAACCGCCTTCCCTACCGCTCCTCCAACGTCAATGCCTCCAACGCGGTCGACGCCCAGGCAGCCTATGAATCGCAGATGTCGATCTGGGGCGCCGTGATGGGACACGTGAACCTGATGATGCACGCCGCTGGATGGATGGAGGGGGGCCTCACGGCCTCCTACGAGAAGGTCATTCTCGACGCGGAGATGCTTCAGGGCATGGCCGAGGTGCTGCAACCCCTCGACGTCAGCGAGGAGGCGCTGGGCCTCGACGCCATTCGCGAAGTGGGCCCCGGCGGGCATTACTTCGGCGCGGCCCATACGCTGAAGCGCTATGAGACGGCCTTCTACAGTCCCTTCCTCTCGGACTGGCGGAACTACGAGACCTGGAGCGAGGGCGGCGCACTCGACGCGACCCAGCGCGCGAACCTGATCTACAAGGACTTGCTTGAGAGCTACGAGCAGCCCGATCTGGATCCAGCCATCGCCGAAGAGCTTGAGAGCTTCGTGGAGCGGCGCAAGCGCGAAGGCGGCGTCAAGGCCGCCTGAGGCGGCGTTTCAGGACTGGCGGAGTTTCAAGATTGGCCGCGTGTCAGGACTGGCTGCCGGGCCGGGTGCCGGTCGCCGTGGCGTAAGCGGGTTCGCGCCGCTCGGCGGGATGCAGCGGGTGCTCCTTCACGCGCAGCAGATAGCGGGCGAGGAGACTTCGGTAACCGTCGATGCTCTCGCCTGCGCCCGGGGACTCTTCCGGCCGGGTGGCGCGCCAGGCGGCCGGAATGCGATACCAGGGAAGACCCGGCTGCGCGTGGTGGACGGAGTGAAGGTTGTTGTTGAGGAACAGCAGCGCGAGAGGAGCCTCGGCCTTGAGGGTCGCGGTGCGCTCGGTCACGCCGGTCGCCGCCCGGTGCTCGGCGAAGGAGCGCAGCGAGGTCAGCGAAAGTCCGGGATAGACGA comes from Limibacillus sp. and encodes:
- a CDS encoding trimethylamine methyltransferase family protein — protein: MADEERRGRRRGSRRESSGSRRGFHQLPWRRVENRFPPIEVLSADELQAIQEASLTILEEIGMDFLHPDAIEYLKQAGAETAAGSQRVRFDRALVLELVGKAPERFTFHARNPEKHLEIGGRCMVFGSVGSAPNVSDLDGGRRVGNFKDYCNLVRLCQSLNIIHLVSGYPVEPVDLDPSTRHLDAVAACVTLTDKCFHGYALGRERMLDAIEIARIGRGLDEEGLLREPSLYTIVNTSSPLRLDGPMIEGLIEMARRNQIVAITPFTLSGAMAPATIAGALAQQNAEALAGLALVQAVRPGAPVIYGGFTSNVDMKSGAPAFGTPEYVRAAFAGGQLARLNRLPYRSSNVNASNAVDAQAAYESQMSIWGAVMGHVNLMMHAAGWMEGGLTASYEKVILDAEMLQGMAEVLQPLDVSEEALGLDAIREVGPGGHYFGAAHTLKRYETAFYSPFLSDWRNYETWSEGGALDATQRANLIYKDLLESYEQPDLDPAIAEELESFVERRKREGGVKAA